From a single Collimonas pratensis genomic region:
- a CDS encoding ATP-binding protein, with product MASKIDILANTENLKQRWTVAAGVENGAGHKNMLQLIQLRWIAVIGQITTIAVVILGFGIQLPLPHMLKVLACLVAFNIASHLRWHERRVATNGELFLALLVDVGILTAQLYLSGGTTNPFAFLFLLQVILSAVLLEAWSTWTMVAITSLCLAGLSLFSEPLAFPPDHINGLSSLYVEGMLMCFVMNAALLVFFITRINRNLRAGDAQLAELRQRAAEEDHIVRMGLLASGAAHELGTPLATLSVILGDWRRMPEFSQNRELLEEIGDMQTQLQRCKSIVSGILLSAGEARGESSVKTTINTFLNDLAREWGATRPVVSFAYENRIEQDIPVAFDSALKQMICNVLDNALEASPQWVSLEASREGDAVILVVTDSGPGFLPAILAQVGKPYQSSKGRPGSGLGLFFVVNVARKLGGTFSASNRPQGGALVQLTLPLAAISLEQGETEHAG from the coding sequence ATGGCAAGCAAAATTGATATTCTTGCAAATACAGAAAACTTGAAACAGCGCTGGACTGTGGCGGCGGGCGTGGAAAACGGCGCCGGCCACAAGAACATGCTGCAGCTGATCCAGCTGCGCTGGATTGCCGTCATCGGCCAGATCACTACGATCGCCGTGGTCATCCTCGGTTTTGGCATCCAGCTGCCCTTGCCGCACATGCTGAAAGTGCTGGCCTGCCTGGTCGCCTTCAATATCGCCAGCCACCTGCGCTGGCACGAGCGCCGTGTCGCCACCAACGGCGAACTGTTCCTGGCGCTGCTGGTCGATGTCGGCATCCTGACCGCCCAGCTATATCTCAGCGGCGGCACCACCAATCCCTTTGCCTTCCTGTTCCTGCTGCAGGTGATTCTCAGCGCCGTGCTGCTGGAAGCCTGGTCGACCTGGACCATGGTCGCCATCACCAGCTTGTGCCTGGCCGGCCTCTCGCTGTTTTCCGAGCCGCTGGCGTTTCCGCCCGACCACATCAACGGCTTGTCCAGCCTGTACGTCGAAGGCATGCTGATGTGTTTTGTGATGAACGCCGCGCTGCTGGTGTTTTTCATTACCCGCATCAACCGCAACCTGCGCGCCGGCGACGCCCAGCTGGCTGAATTGCGCCAGCGCGCGGCCGAGGAAGATCACATCGTGCGCATGGGCTTGCTGGCATCCGGCGCTGCGCATGAACTGGGCACGCCGCTGGCCACGCTGTCGGTGATCCTGGGCGACTGGCGACGCATGCCCGAGTTCAGCCAGAACCGAGAGCTGCTGGAAGAAATCGGCGACATGCAAACCCAGCTGCAGCGCTGCAAGAGCATCGTCAGCGGCATCTTGCTGTCGGCCGGCGAAGCGCGCGGCGAGTCGTCCGTCAAGACCACCATCAATACTTTCCTGAACGACCTGGCAAGAGAGTGGGGGGCGACCCGGCCGGTGGTCTCGTTCGCCTACGAAAACCGCATCGAGCAAGACATTCCGGTGGCCTTCGATTCTGCGCTCAAGCAGATGATCTGCAACGTCCTCGACAATGCCCTGGAAGCTTCGCCGCAATGGGTCAGCCTGGAAGCGTCGCGCGAAGGCGACGCCGTGATCCTGGTAGTCACCGATAGCGGCCCGGGCTTCCTGCCGGCGATCCTGGCCCAGGTCGGCAAGCCTTACCAGTCCAGCAAAGGACGGCCGGGCAGCGGCCTCGGGCTGTTTTTTGTGGTCAACGTCGCCCGCAAGCTGGGCGGCACTTTCAGCGCCAGCAACCGGCCGCAGGGCGGGGCGCTGGTGCAACTGACGCTGCCGCTGGCGGCCATCAGCCTGGAACAAGGAGAAACAGAACATGCCGGCTGA
- a CDS encoding response regulator transcription factor produces MPADRLLLIIEDDATFARTLGRSFERRDYKVLLAANLDEAAQLLQQHSPGYAVVDLKLSDNTSGLACVQMLHKHDPAMLIVVLTGFASITTAVEAIKLGACQYLAKPSNTDDIEAAFGHVAGVAELELSTRSTSIKTLEWERIHEVLVETGFNISETARRLGMHRRTLARKLEKQRIK; encoded by the coding sequence ATGCCGGCTGATCGTCTGCTGCTGATTATCGAAGACGATGCCACATTCGCGCGCACGCTCGGCCGTTCATTTGAACGGCGCGACTATAAGGTGCTGCTGGCCGCCAACCTGGACGAGGCTGCGCAGCTGTTGCAGCAGCATTCGCCAGGCTATGCGGTAGTCGACCTCAAGCTGAGCGACAATACCTCCGGGCTGGCTTGCGTGCAGATGCTGCACAAGCACGATCCGGCCATGCTGATCGTGGTGCTGACCGGTTTCGCCAGCATCACCACGGCGGTGGAAGCGATCAAGCTGGGTGCCTGCCAGTACCTGGCCAAGCCTTCCAATACCGACGACATCGAGGCTGCTTTCGGCCACGTCGCCGGGGTCGCCGAGCTTGAACTGAGCACCCGCTCGACCTCGATCAAGACGCTGGAATGGGAGCGCATCCACGAAGTGCTGGTGGAAACCGGTTTCAATATTTCCGAGACGGCGCGCCGCCTCGGCATGCATCGCCGTACACTGGCGCGCAAGCTGGAAAAGCAGCGTATCAAGTAG
- a CDS encoding RDD family protein → MEQAQSEQELEYVGFWARMLASLVDTALLTAVIIPVMLAIYGSAYWEDERIFKGYGGVLFEWILPIAAVLAFWLVKQSTPGKMMIGAKIVDAATGGNPQPMQLVVRYIGYYVSALGLCLGFIWVAFDKRKQGWHDKMAGTVVVRRKDHGKKEGVSFKQG, encoded by the coding sequence ATGGAGCAAGCGCAATCTGAGCAGGAACTGGAGTACGTTGGATTCTGGGCCCGCATGCTGGCCAGCCTGGTCGATACGGCGTTGCTCACGGCGGTGATCATCCCGGTCATGCTGGCGATCTACGGCAGCGCATACTGGGAAGATGAGCGTATTTTCAAGGGCTACGGCGGCGTCCTGTTTGAATGGATACTGCCGATTGCCGCCGTCCTTGCATTCTGGCTGGTGAAGCAAAGCACGCCAGGAAAAATGATGATAGGCGCGAAGATTGTCGACGCCGCGACCGGCGGGAATCCGCAGCCAATGCAACTGGTTGTGCGCTATATCGGCTATTACGTTTCTGCGTTAGGCCTGTGCCTGGGCTTCATATGGGTCGCCTTCGACAAACGGAAGCAAGGCTGGCACGACAAGATGGCCGGCACCGTCGTGGTGCGCAGAAAAGACCATGGCAAGAAGGAAGGCGTCAGCTTCAAGCAGGGTTAG
- a CDS encoding lipase secretion chaperone: MSLSNPAGGKRRSLFMGAAVMVAAICAAAIYWLAPASTAAAMPTVAPAVIIAAAGADPATPAWPQMLQGTAAPLLPVNLQGRLERKRDVRDFFDYFLTAQSVLNPRQLDALVGQQIKLQLGGKPAAGEAAALWENYGAYLAALTQLAAVPGNISPAVAAGGATAGISAVDAASLQSFVEQRAGLRRRFLAEWSGPFFGEEDQVMLAFVARARIAQDKTLSEAERKRRLQEIAQNLPPGERAVEQQEQQQQQWFAAVDRIRQQNLSPDAMRTQVAELKGAEFADRFVAQEQQNRAWQANYDQYAAQRDQVQAQGLAPQDQEAQLVQLRAKFFPKPGDALHASGLDQIAQARH; the protein is encoded by the coding sequence ATGTCATTGAGCAATCCAGCCGGCGGCAAGCGCCGTAGCCTGTTCATGGGCGCCGCCGTCATGGTGGCGGCGATCTGCGCGGCGGCCATCTATTGGCTGGCGCCGGCCAGCACGGCGGCAGCGATGCCGACGGTGGCGCCGGCCGTCATCATCGCTGCAGCCGGCGCCGATCCGGCAACGCCGGCCTGGCCGCAGATGCTGCAAGGTACCGCCGCGCCGCTCTTGCCAGTCAATCTGCAGGGGCGGCTGGAACGCAAGCGCGACGTGCGCGATTTCTTCGATTACTTCCTGACGGCGCAAAGCGTGCTGAATCCGCGCCAGCTGGATGCCCTGGTCGGGCAGCAAATCAAGCTGCAGCTGGGTGGCAAGCCGGCCGCAGGCGAAGCGGCAGCCTTGTGGGAAAATTACGGCGCCTACCTGGCGGCCCTGACGCAGCTCGCCGCCGTTCCCGGCAATATCTCGCCGGCTGTCGCCGCCGGCGGCGCAACTGCAGGCATCAGCGCAGTCGATGCCGCCAGCCTGCAATCGTTTGTCGAGCAGCGCGCCGGATTGCGGCGCCGCTTCCTGGCAGAGTGGAGCGGGCCTTTTTTCGGCGAAGAAGACCAGGTCATGCTGGCCTTTGTCGCGCGTGCCCGCATTGCGCAGGACAAAACCCTGAGCGAGGCAGAACGCAAGCGGCGCCTGCAAGAGATCGCGCAAAACCTGCCGCCGGGCGAGCGTGCGGTTGAACAGCAGGAGCAGCAGCAACAGCAATGGTTTGCCGCGGTCGACCGGATACGGCAACAGAATCTGTCGCCCGATGCCATGCGGACGCAAGTCGCCGAGCTGAAAGGCGCCGAATTCGCCGACCGCTTTGTGGCGCAGGAACAGCAGAACCGGGCCTGGCAAGCCAATTACGATCAATATGCCGCACAACGCGACCAGGTCCAGGCCCAAGGCTTGGCGCCGCAAGACCAGGAAGCCCAGCTGGTACAGTTGCGGGCAAAATTCTTCCCCAAGCCAGGCGATGCCTTGCACGCATCGGGACTGGACCAGATCGCGCAAGCAAGGCATTGA
- a CDS encoding esterase/lipase family protein: protein MKKTFLRYGLLASLLAVNGIGAAHAGWLDAAFGNPASTAASDPATSAATQYPVILVNGLFGTDDYLKGPSFQGFPYWYGIVEDLQRHGAKVYVASVRTIDGEAARGQDLLDFINKVAPGQKVNLIGHSQGGFTVRYVAQIAPDRVASVTTIGTPHWGAPLADVISGAIGVVDNLGFGTAVRAVLTPLASILGLIIQGNPDQDAFGTLGVLNSAGAAAFNLKYSSAGLGDPKSCASGASSQTIDGNVQQLYSWSGSAFRGPLPHDVSLTTVFGVPLDTALLLDGTTAGLATVGLPTVAFGLGDNDGMVPVCRSKFGQVIGTAFKWNHLDEVNQIAGILGGNAEDPVAVIRTHVERLKNAKL from the coding sequence ATGAAAAAAACCTTCCTGCGTTATGGCTTGCTGGCGTCGCTGCTGGCTGTGAATGGCATTGGCGCCGCCCATGCCGGCTGGCTCGACGCCGCTTTCGGCAATCCGGCCAGTACAGCTGCGAGCGATCCGGCCACCTCGGCCGCCACGCAATATCCCGTGATCCTGGTCAACGGCCTGTTCGGCACCGACGATTACCTGAAGGGGCCTTCGTTCCAGGGCTTCCCGTATTGGTACGGCATTGTCGAAGACTTGCAGCGGCATGGCGCCAAAGTCTATGTGGCCTCGGTCCGGACCATCGATGGCGAAGCTGCGCGCGGCCAGGATCTGCTGGATTTCATCAACAAGGTCGCACCCGGCCAGAAGGTCAACCTGATCGGCCACAGCCAGGGCGGCTTCACGGTGCGCTATGTGGCGCAGATTGCGCCGGACCGGGTGGCCTCGGTAACCACCATCGGCACCCCGCATTGGGGGGCGCCGTTGGCGGACGTGATCAGCGGCGCCATCGGTGTCGTCGACAACCTCGGTTTCGGTACGGCGGTACGCGCAGTGCTGACGCCGCTGGCGTCTATCCTGGGCCTGATCATCCAGGGCAATCCGGATCAGGACGCATTCGGCACGCTGGGCGTGCTCAACAGCGCCGGCGCGGCGGCCTTCAATCTGAAATATTCCTCGGCCGGGCTGGGCGATCCGAAAAGTTGCGCCAGCGGCGCCAGTAGCCAGACTATCGATGGCAACGTGCAACAGCTTTACTCATGGAGCGGCAGCGCATTCCGCGGCCCGTTGCCGCATGACGTCAGCCTGACAACCGTGTTCGGCGTGCCGCTCGATACCGCGTTGCTGCTGGACGGCACTACCGCCGGCCTGGCGACAGTGGGGCTGCCGACGGTGGCTTTCGGCCTGGGCGACAACGACGGCATGGTGCCGGTATGCCGCAGCAAGTTCGGCCAGGTGATCGGCACGGCCTTCAAATGGAACCATCTGGATGAAGTCAATCAGATTGCCGGCATACTAGGCGGGAATGCAGAAGATCCGGTGGCGGTGATCCGCACCCATGTCGAGCGCCTCAAGAACGCCAAGCTATAA
- a CDS encoding SURF1 family protein has protein sequence MKAEPPVPQSAANQNAAPATAPRSRSSAAKITLLACAVLLFAGFFALGSWQLKRLQWKLDLIQRVDARVHAPAVKAPGPQQWPHITAESDEYRHVSVSGNYLYALTTRVQAATELGGGYWLLTPLRSADGSTVLVNRGFVPTATPESVVVVAESAPVIVNGLLRISEPGGGFLRHNDPAGNRWYSRDVQAIAAARGLDRAAPYFVDAEAVRQPAAQEIGDGLRPVAGLTVIAFHNSHLVYALTWYALALMVAGACYWVVREERKLPRKDGNTTGNAAGKDQSESEDGKQN, from the coding sequence ATGAAAGCAGAACCGCCGGTGCCGCAGTCTGCGGCAAACCAGAACGCGGCGCCGGCAACGGCGCCGCGTTCGCGCTCCAGCGCCGCTAAAATCACGTTGCTGGCCTGCGCCGTGCTGCTGTTTGCTGGATTCTTTGCCCTCGGCAGCTGGCAGCTCAAGCGTCTGCAGTGGAAGCTGGACCTGATCCAGCGCGTCGACGCCCGCGTCCATGCCCCCGCCGTTAAAGCTCCAGGACCGCAGCAATGGCCGCACATCACAGCCGAGTCCGACGAATACCGCCATGTAAGCGTAAGCGGCAATTATCTGTACGCGTTGACCACCCGGGTCCAGGCCGCCACCGAGCTGGGTGGCGGCTACTGGCTGCTGACACCGTTGCGCAGCGCCGATGGCAGCACGGTGCTGGTCAACCGCGGCTTCGTGCCGACCGCTACACCCGAATCCGTGGTGGTGGTCGCCGAATCCGCACCGGTCATCGTCAACGGTTTGTTGCGCATCAGCGAGCCGGGCGGCGGTTTCCTGCGCCACAACGACCCTGCCGGCAACCGCTGGTATTCACGCGATGTGCAGGCGATAGCGGCGGCGCGCGGCCTGGACCGGGCTGCGCCTTACTTTGTCGACGCCGAAGCGGTACGCCAGCCTGCCGCACAGGAGATCGGCGATGGCCTGCGTCCGGTCGCCGGTTTGACAGTAATTGCCTTTCACAACAGCCACTTGGTTTATGCTCTCACTTGGTATGCTCTCGCTTTGATGGTGGCGGGCGCCTGCTACTGGGTCGTGCGGGAAGAACGGAAATTGCCACGGAAAGACGGCAATACGACCGGCAACGCGGCCGGCAAGGACCAAAGTGAAAGTGAAGATGGCAAGCAAAATTGA
- a CDS encoding helix-turn-helix transcriptional regulator: MARELHVTERTLRRRLDDSGTNFRALREHIRHRMAEKYLLDPRLKLNEIAQLLGYSEPSTFTRAFKRWTGLTPHSYQQQILHGS; this comes from the coding sequence GTGGCGCGGGAACTGCACGTCACCGAACGGACGCTGCGGCGCCGTCTGGACGACAGCGGCACCAATTTCCGCGCCCTGCGGGAGCATATCCGCCATCGCATGGCGGAAAAATACCTGCTCGATCCGCGCCTCAAGCTCAACGAAATCGCGCAGCTGCTAGGCTACTCCGAACCCAGCACCTTCACCCGGGCGTTCAAGCGCTGGACCGGGCTGACGCCGCACAGTTACCAGCAGCAGATATTGCACGGCAGCTGA
- a CDS encoding AraC family transcriptional regulator, whose amino-acid sequence MPETRPAIPIRGFVSSAYVRVLYEYLDRQGVDAAALLGEAAPEIVDRGLRRYPRERWSAMLELTARRLNDPLLGLRIGQTITTAHFGMMGYVLAACPQLEAAMSRMIEYGRLLYETSPLHISRQGDELVFEWGLSHGCPGPLVDECWIASLYAIIRNIAAQPVKLTLVGFINPAPPDLQPYTDWFGCPVLFSQATTTVRFEVALLALPLRQSDEMLVRVLELQANALLAERRKPTISNRRYGVASCS is encoded by the coding sequence ATGCCAGAAACCAGGCCAGCCATCCCCATTCGCGGTTTTGTTTCCAGTGCGTATGTGCGCGTGCTTTACGAATATCTCGATCGCCAGGGTGTGGATGCGGCCGCCCTGCTGGGTGAAGCGGCGCCGGAAATCGTCGACCGCGGCCTGCGCCGCTACCCGCGCGAACGTTGGTCAGCCATGCTGGAACTGACCGCCCGCCGCCTCAACGATCCGCTGCTCGGCCTGCGCATAGGGCAGACCATCACCACCGCCCATTTCGGCATGATGGGCTATGTGCTGGCCGCCTGCCCGCAGCTGGAAGCGGCGATGTCGCGCATGATCGAGTACGGCCGCCTGCTGTATGAAACCAGCCCGCTGCATATCAGCCGCCAGGGCGACGAACTGGTGTTTGAATGGGGCTTGAGCCATGGCTGTCCGGGGCCGCTGGTGGACGAGTGCTGGATCGCTTCCCTGTATGCGATTATCCGCAACATTGCCGCGCAGCCGGTCAAGCTGACCCTGGTCGGCTTCATCAACCCGGCACCGCCTGATCTCCAGCCTTATACCGACTGGTTCGGCTGTCCGGTGCTGTTCAGCCAGGCCACCACCACAGTCCGTTTCGAGGTGGCGCTGCTGGCGCTGCCCTTGCGGCAGTCGGATGAAATGCTGGTGCGGGTGCTGGAGCTGCAGGCCAACGCGCTGCTGGCCGAACGCCGCAAACCGACGATTTCGAACAGGCGGTACGGCGTTGCATCCTGCAGCTGA